CGTAGAGCTGCGCCGACTCGTCCCACAGGTAGTTGGAACGCACGATGGTGGTGTTGCGCGCGGTGTTGCCGCCGCCCAGCCAGCCCTTCTCCACCACCGCGACATTGGTGATGCCGTGTTCCTTGGCCAGGTAGTAGGCGGTGGCCAGGCCATGCCCGCCGCCGCCGACTATGACCACGTCATAGACTTTCTTCGGGGTCGGGGTGCGCCACATGCGCTGCCAGTTTTCATGGTGGCTGAGAGAGTGCTTGAAGAGGCCGAAGCCCGAATAGCGTTGCATAGTCATTGCTCCAGTTGCGGCTCTCAGCGGTAAACCGGGAAATCAGCACACAGGGCCGCCACCTGACGGGCGACATTGGCCTCGACGTCGGCATCGCCGAGGTGGTCGAGAATGTCGCAGATCCAGCCCGCCAGTTCGGTGCACTGGGTGACCTTGAAACCGCGGGTGGTGACCGCCGGGGTGCCGATGCGCAGGCCGGACGTGACAAACGGCGACTGCGGGTCATTGGGCACGGCGTTCTTGTTCACGGTGATGTGGGCACGGCCCAGGGCGGCGTCGGCATCCTTGCCGGTCAGGCCCTGGCGAATCAGGCTGACCAGGAACAGATGGTTGTCGGTGCCGCCGGACACTACATCGTAGCCGCGTTTGATAAATACGCCGGCCATGGCCTGGGCGTTGTCGATCACCTGTTGCTGATAGGCCTTGAAGCCGGGCTCAAGCGCTTCCTTGAAGCACACGGCCTTGGCGGCGATCACGTGCATCAACGGGCCGCCCTGGGCGCCGGGGAATACCGCGGCGTTGAGTTTCTTCTCGATCTCTTCGTTGGCCTTGGCCAGGATCAGGCCACCACGGGGACCGCGCAGGGTCTTGTGGGTGGTGGTGGTGACCACGTCGGCATAGGGCAGCGGGTTGGGATACAGACCGGCGGCCACCAAACCGGCCACGTGGGCCATGTCGACGAACAGCAGCGCCCCGACCTTGTCGGCGATCTGCCGGAAGCGCGGGAAATCCAGAGTCTTGGAGTAGGCCGAGAAGCCGGCGACGATCATCTTCGGCTTGTGTTCCACGGCCAGACGCTCGACTTCGTCGTAATCGATCAGCCCGGTGCGGGTATCGATGCCGTACTGCACGGCGTTGTACAGCTTACCCGAGGACGACACTTTGGCGCCGTGAGTCAGGTGACCGCCATGGGCCAGGCTCATGCCGAGGATGGTGTCGCCGGCCTGCAGCAGGGCCAGGTACACCTCGCTGTTGGCCGAAGAACCGGAGTGCGGCTGGACGTTGGCGTAGTCGGCGCCGAACAGCTGCTTGGCGCGCTCGACGGCCAGGGCCTCGACCTTGTCCACATGCTCGCAGCCACCGTAGTAGCGCTTGCCCGGATAGCCTTCGGCGTACTTGTTGGTCAGCCCGCTGCCTTGCGCCTGCATCACCCGCTTGCTGGTGTAGTTCTCCGACGCGATCAGCTCGATGTGATCTTCCTGGCGTTGTTCCTCGGCATTGATCGCCGCCAGCAGTGCATCGTCGTAACCCTGGATCTGGTCTTGCTTGCTGAACATCACGTCTCTCCCAGCGGCGGCGCTGCGCCTTTCGTCTCGGTGAGGCCAGCCTTAAAGCTGCGCCCTTTGGATGCGATGGTATGACCGGGAAGGGGAACTCAAATGCCTATGGACGCCACGCAAAGGTGCATTTACGACATGCCTTGGCGCGCGGAGATAAATGCCTGCCCGCACCACCCGCCAACGGCTCTGGATCGGGCCTGTCCCTCCACCGCAGCGCAACGCCCTCTGCCGTAGGTGCCGGCTTGCCAGCGAAGAGGCCCGCAAGCCGGGCGCAAATCCTCACGGGCGCCTTCGCCGGCAAGCCGGCTCCTACAGGGCTGCGCGCAGGGCCAGCAGCAGGAGAAAGTGCGCCGGGTACAGCAGGTAAGCCCAGCGGCGCATGGCCGGCACCGACCTGCCACGCAGCCCCCGCAGCAGCATCAGCCCCAGCCACGGCGCCAGCAGACAAGCGGCAATACCGCAGGTCGCCACCTGATTGCCCAGGTGCGCCGCCGGGAACAAGGTTTCCCATTGATTGGCCGCCAGGCACAGCGCCCCAGGCAGCAGGCTGAAATACCAGGGCCGGCGCAACACCAGTACCAGGGCCAGCGGCAGCAACACCCCGAAGGCGCCGAACATCAGCCGCTCGCTGAAAACCACCGCCAGCAGCAAGGCCAGCAGGCCAAGCCCCAGGTCCAGGCCTCTGCGCCTCTGCCAGCCGCGAGCCACCAGCAGGCCCAGGGCCAGGGTGGGCAACACATTCAAGGTATCGGGGTCGGGAATGAACAGGCGATAGGGAATCTCGCTCAACAGGCTGAACAGCAGCAACCAGCCCAGGTAGTGCCATGGACCGGGCCGGCGGTCGATTTCATCCCTGGCCCGGGTCAGGTTCACCGCCATGGCCAGGCAGAACCAGGGAAACGCCAGGCGCCCGGGTACGTAAAGCCAGTCCAGGCTCAGGCCCACATAACGCAGGTGATCGAGGACCATGCTCAACAGCGCCAGCCATTTCAGCGCATCCAGCGCCCCGTCGCGCCGGGCAGTGTCGGGTTTCAGCATCGCGTCACGCATAAATCCTTATGGGCCATGCATTATTCCGGCATAAACAGAGCGTGTGCTGGGCCATTATTCTTGGTTAAAGTGCGCACCATCATCGACCACGGAGCCGGCCATGACCGACAAGAGCCAACAATTCGCCAGCGACAACTACTCCGGCATCTGCCCCGAAGCCTGGGCCGCCATGGAGCAGGCCAACCACGGCCACGAGCGCGCTTACGGCGACGACCAGTGGACCGCTCGCGCCTCGGATCATTTCCGCAAACTGTTCGAAACCGACTGCGAAGTGTTCTTCGCCTTCAACGGCACCGCCGCCAACTCCCTGGCCCTGTCGTCGCTGTGCCAGAGTTACCACAGCGTGATCTGCTCGGAAACCGCCCACGTCGAAACCGACGAGTGCGGCGCCCCGGAGTTCTTCTCCAACGGCTCCAAGCTGCTGATCGCCGGCACCCAGAATGGCAAGCTGACCCCGGAATCGATCCGCGAGATCGCCCTCAAGCGCCAGGACATCCACTATCCCAAACCGCGGGTGGTAACCCTGACCCAGGCCACCGAGGTGGGCAGTGTCTACACCCCGGAAGAAGTTCGCGCCATCAGTGCCACCTGCAAGGAACTGGGGCTGAACCTGCACATGGACGGCGCGCGCTTCTCCAACGCCTGCGCCTTCCTCGGCTGTACCCCGGCGGAGCTGACCTGGAAGGCCGGCGTGGACGTGCTGTGCTTTGGCGGCACGAAAAACGGCATGGCGGTGGGTGAAGCGATCCTGTTCTTCAACCACAAGCTGGCGGAAGACTTCGACTACCGCTGCAAGCAGGCTGGCCAGCTGGCCTCGAAAATGCGCTTTCTCTCCGCGCCCTGGGTCGGCCTCCTGGAAAACGACGCCTGGCTCAAGCACGCCCGCCACGCTAATCACTGCGCGCAGCTGCTGGCCCAACTAGTGGCCGACATCCCTGGCGTGGAACTGATGTTCCCGGTGCAGGCCAACGGCGTGTTCCTGCAGCTCTCGGAACCGGCCATTGCCGCGCTGACGGCCAAGGGCTGGCGCTTCTACACCTTCATCGGCAAGGGTGGCGCGCGCTTCATGTGCTCCTGGGATACCGAAGAAGAGCGCGTGCGCGAACTGGCAG
The DNA window shown above is from Pseudomonas protegens CHA0 and carries:
- a CDS encoding serine hydroxymethyltransferase yields the protein MFSKQDQIQGYDDALLAAINAEEQRQEDHIELIASENYTSKRVMQAQGSGLTNKYAEGYPGKRYYGGCEHVDKVEALAVERAKQLFGADYANVQPHSGSSANSEVYLALLQAGDTILGMSLAHGGHLTHGAKVSSSGKLYNAVQYGIDTRTGLIDYDEVERLAVEHKPKMIVAGFSAYSKTLDFPRFRQIADKVGALLFVDMAHVAGLVAAGLYPNPLPYADVVTTTTHKTLRGPRGGLILAKANEEIEKKLNAAVFPGAQGGPLMHVIAAKAVCFKEALEPGFKAYQQQVIDNAQAMAGVFIKRGYDVVSGGTDNHLFLVSLIRQGLTGKDADAALGRAHITVNKNAVPNDPQSPFVTSGLRIGTPAVTTRGFKVTQCTELAGWICDILDHLGDADVEANVARQVAALCADFPVYR
- a CDS encoding low specificity L-threonine aldolase; the protein is MTDKSQQFASDNYSGICPEAWAAMEQANHGHERAYGDDQWTARASDHFRKLFETDCEVFFAFNGTAANSLALSSLCQSYHSVICSETAHVETDECGAPEFFSNGSKLLIAGTQNGKLTPESIREIALKRQDIHYPKPRVVTLTQATEVGSVYTPEEVRAISATCKELGLNLHMDGARFSNACAFLGCTPAELTWKAGVDVLCFGGTKNGMAVGEAILFFNHKLAEDFDYRCKQAGQLASKMRFLSAPWVGLLENDAWLKHARHANHCAQLLAQLVADIPGVELMFPVQANGVFLQLSEPAIAALTAKGWRFYTFIGKGGARFMCSWDTEEERVRELAADIRTVMSA
- a CDS encoding TraX family protein, with the translated sequence MRDAMLKPDTARRDGALDALKWLALLSMVLDHLRYVGLSLDWLYVPGRLAFPWFCLAMAVNLTRARDEIDRRPGPWHYLGWLLLFSLLSEIPYRLFIPDPDTLNVLPTLALGLLVARGWQRRRGLDLGLGLLALLLAVVFSERLMFGAFGVLLPLALVLVLRRPWYFSLLPGALCLAANQWETLFPAAHLGNQVATCGIAACLLAPWLGLMLLRGLRGRSVPAMRRWAYLLYPAHFLLLLALRAAL